ACGGAACGCATCCGTCTGGCGGACGCGGCGGGGCGGGTCGCCGCGGCGATGGTCACGGTCACGCCGCCCGGCATCCCGGTCCTCATGCCGGGCGAGAGCGTCGGGGAGGAGGACGGCCCCCTCCTGCGGTACCTCGGCGCCCTGGAGGCCTTCGACCGCCGTTTCCCCGGTTTCGGCAGCGAGACGCACGGGGTGACCCGCGCTCCCGACACCGGTGACTACCTGATCGAGTGCCTGCGTCCGGACGCACACGAGAGGCTCGCCGACGCCGTGACGCCGGCGCAGCGACGCGGCGGTGAGGGCGCCAGGCCGGTGGGGTGAGCCGCAAAGGCGCGGGCGGGCCCGGCCCCGGGCGCCCCGTTCGGAGGCACGGGCCCGGCCACCGCCCGGAAAGGCCCCGCCCGAAGAGCGCAGAGGCACGGGCAGGGCCCCCGGCGCGCCGTCGCCAGGGGCCCTCTTTTCTCTCGCCCGGGGGTCAGAACAGCCCGCCCCCCGGCCCCGCCGCTCCCGCGATCCAGATGATCGCGAGCAGCGTGTCAATCGCGCCCAGCACGAGGGCGACAAGTGCCGGCACCGGCCGGGACCCCGCCCAGCTGCGCCCCATGGCGAGCCAGCCGCAGATCATGGCCACCGGGCCGAGGACGATCCCCAGCACGAAGAATCCGGCGATCGCACAGATCAGTCCGACGATGCCGAGCGTCGCGCGATCCGGCCCGCTCCGGGACCCCATCCGGCCCCGTGAGCGAGGGTGCGTACGCGAACTGTGTCCGAAGCCCGCCATATCAACTCCCAGAACTAGTCCGTCAGTTCGGGCCTGACATGCGGGTACCCCCGATTCGGTGGACAATCCTCC
The DNA window shown above is from Streptomyces sp. NBC_00670 and carries:
- a CDS encoding small hydrophobic protein, with amino-acid sequence MAGFGHSSRTHPRSRGRMGSRSGPDRATLGIVGLICAIAGFFVLGIVLGPVAMICGWLAMGRSWAGSRPVPALVALVLGAIDTLLAIIWIAGAAGPGGGLF